In uncultured Methanobacterium sp., a genomic segment contains:
- a CDS encoding DNA-formamidopyrimidine glycosylase family protein, with amino-acid sequence MPELPSVEIFKKYFDKTSLNQLITNVNVISPEILVGTSSSQMKKAIEGHEFTESIRYGKYLFGKLDNDLFLIMHFGMTGYLHYEHQNTSRYPRLLIKFSGDNFLAFDDARKFGKLGLTLDPDKFIKNKKLGPDALEVSFKDFYDIVHGRKGMIKPLLLNQNILAGIGNLYADEILYQSKVHPLTRANLIDKQEWEQIFQNMKKVLQKAIECNDNIKSLPESYLLPHRHKDGECPEGEKLETIKVGGRTTFLCPHRQMINTNAG; translated from the coding sequence ATGCCTGAACTACCCAGCGTGGAAATATTCAAAAAATATTTTGATAAAACTTCACTCAACCAACTGATAACCAACGTGAATGTGATCAGTCCTGAAATTCTGGTGGGAACCAGTAGCAGTCAGATGAAAAAAGCCATAGAAGGTCATGAGTTTACAGAAAGCATTAGATACGGGAAATATCTCTTCGGAAAATTAGACAATGACCTGTTCCTGATAATGCACTTTGGAATGACAGGCTATCTGCACTACGAACATCAAAATACTTCCAGATATCCTCGTTTATTAATAAAGTTTTCAGGAGATAATTTCCTGGCCTTTGATGATGCCCGTAAATTCGGAAAACTGGGCCTGACCCTGGATCCTGATAAATTCATTAAAAATAAAAAATTGGGTCCAGATGCACTGGAAGTGAGTTTCAAAGATTTTTATGACATAGTTCATGGTAGAAAGGGTATGATAAAACCATTACTACTTAACCAGAACATTTTAGCAGGTATTGGTAATTTGTATGCTGATGAAATACTCTACCAGAGCAAAGTGCATCCTCTGACCCGTGCAAATCTTATAGATAAACAGGAATGGGAACAAATTTTTCAGAATATGAAAAAGGTACTGCAAAAAGCCATAGAATGTAATGATAATATCAAATCCCTTCCAGAATCTTATCTTCTTCCCCACCGCCATAAAGATGGTGAATGCCCTGAGGGAGAAAAATTGGAGACTATAAAAGTAGGTGGTAGAACCACGTTCCTATGTCCCCACCGACAGATGATAAACACCAATGCTGGCTGA
- a CDS encoding PepSY domain-containing protein: MIKKSTVALLALIVLMVIVSGCTTNTNSTQNNTQNMSNQSNNNSNNANNTTNSTNLISPEKAKSIAQQYVEEPGVTTGTPVLQTFNGKKVYVVPLVQNGQNVGEIEIDAVTGENLGGAGGAP; the protein is encoded by the coding sequence ATGATTAAAAAATCAACAGTGGCCCTACTGGCTTTGATAGTTTTAATGGTAATTGTTTCTGGATGTACCACCAATACTAACAGCACCCAGAATAACACTCAGAACATGTCTAACCAGAGCAATAACAACAGTAACAATGCTAACAATACCACAAACAGCACTAATTTAATATCACCTGAAAAAGCAAAAAGTATAGCCCAGCAATACGTTGAAGAACCTGGTGTAACCACAGGAACTCCCGTACTCCAGACATTTAATGGGAAAAAGGTATACGTTGTGCCTCTCGTCCAAAATGGACAGAATGTGGGTGAAATTGAAATAGATGCCGTGACTGGAGAAAATTTGGGAGGAGCAGGTGGAGCACCTTAA